TGAACATGTATATGAACATgtaaaaaaagaaaacgAACAAACCAACTTATATAGTAATGAATCTACACAATCTAATatcaacatatataatgaaaaaaataatgaagataatGAATCGCCAAGTAATAAATGGAGTGCACAAGAAGTCTCTCTACTAGCTAAAGCGCTAAAATTATATCCTGGAGGTACACGTAATAGATGGGTCCTAATATCTAATTCAATAAAAACTAAAAATGTTAAGGAAGTTATcaaaaaaacaaaagaaatGTTTGAAAATGATACACTAAAAAATTTAGGCAGAAATTTTGATGAAACACCTTTTGATCATTTCAAGAATCAAAATAAAGGTgttatgaaaaaaatttatgaTAATCTAGACAAAAGggaatataaattaaacAAAGAAAATAACAACCAATTTGAAACGGATAATCTAAATGgtgatgaagaaaaaaagaaaccATGGACACATGAAGAACAACATTTGTTAGAACAAGCCTTAATGAAATATCCAGCTTCTATACCAATAAAGGAACGACTCAAATTAGTATCACAAGAATTAAAAACAAGAACAGTAGATGAAGTAATCTTAAGAATGAAAACCTTGAGGGCTCAAATTATGGCAAAAAAATCATCAAAGTAGGAATAACATCAATcgatattttaaaaaaaaaaaaaaaaaaaaaaattaagatAATCATTGTAAgatttataaataaaatgtatatatatatatatatatatatatatttatttatatatatttttttttttaatccgaaaaaatatcatttcaagaatgttattttattattattaattatatttcttaaaccatcttttgtttttcttcttataaaattacccattttaaaaatttattttatacatttaatCATTCAatcattcttttttttttataaaccatttatatattatatatataaaatatattccacattttattttataaattcatatatattatatatatatatatattttttctttctaaaataatttttgttttatcaaatttttatgaatttttttttttttataattaaagttgtcatatatttattattatatatcactaattttataatattatcatatatatatatatataaatatatatgtatatattttattttttataatccTACATAAGTATTTATTAGTATAAAATTATGTGTACACAaatataacttttttttttttttcttttttcagttttaaatataatttgaatattaaaatgaaataattaaaaaaaaattaataaaaacaaaaaaaaataaaaaatatatacatacatatatatatattaNNNNNNNNNNNNNNNNNNNNNNNNNNNNNNNNNNNNNNNNNNNNNNNNNNNNNNNNNNNNNNNNNNNNNNNNNNNNNNNNNNNNNNNNNNNNNNNNNNNNNNNNNNNNNNNNNNNNNNNNNNNNNNNNNNNNNNNNNNNNNNNNNNNNNNNNNNNNNNNNNNNNNNNNNNNNNNNNNNNNNNNNNNNNNNNNNNNNNNNNNNNNNNNNNNNNNNNNNNNNNNNNNNNNNNNNNNNNNNNNNNNNNNNNNNNNNNNNNNNNNNNNNNNNNNNNNNNNNNNNNNNNNNNNNNNNNNNNNNNNttttaaatataatttgaatattaaaatgaaataattaaaaaaaaattaataaaaacaaaaaaaaataaaacataaaaaatatatacatacatatatatatatatatatatatatatatatatattatatcatttaatatatcattaagtctatgtaaatataacaaatgagtattcaaattaaaaagtataaaaaaaaaaaaaaaaaaaaaaaaaaaaaaaaggaaataataaaatgattatatCAATTTATTAAGTAATGGATGAATAAGTAAAAAGATTgttgatattatatattagagctagctattttttttttttttttttttttttttttttttttttttttatgacTTGTTCAGGTTATCTTTGTTTCTTCAAACGATAACGACGACCTCCTTTATTATCTCTCATaaatcttttatttataagtTTACTTTGTCGAGGTAATTTATAAGTTCTgattttttcttttgtaGGTATCCATGGGATTGTAGACAATCCcattcttttttttttatatttttttttttgatgttttcttattttaaaatatcttcttctttttgtacttatattttctttttgtaATAGACGGAGAGCATAATTTTTTTGGTATGAACTTTTACAGTAgttgaaaaaattatatttcctatggtttattttataaattatattattattaagGTAAAATCTTTTTACTATATTCTTATCattaaattttttgtaaccattttttaaaatacaCTGTTGAGAATATTTCCATATAAGTATCCAACCAAATTTCAACATAATAAGaaagaattataatatagtaatataaaaagtacTGATTCTTAAATTATTctttcaaaaatatattcattgAGCGTTtatcaaatttttttctttaaaatatatatatatatatatatatatatatattttctttattctCTCTCTTCTTACTATTGTTATTTTacacaatatatattatatatatatatatttatcaaaCCTTTTTTGGATAATTTTTGTTTCACATATTCTTAAATAATTCtttcatatattttgtttttccatatattctttaaatgtattatatatatatatatatgtatatatatttatttatatgtgtatgGTTTATTCATAGTAccagaaaaaaaaaagaaaaaaaaaataacacAAATTTATTAGCACAAAAAATGTTcatgttttttttatttttcttttttaaagttaaaatttaatttttcacatttaattattatactATACATGTTTTCAAATAGgttaaaaatatatatatatatataatatatcttataaatatatttcatgttgattagaaaaaaaattaaaattaaatatataaactgaaggaaaaataaatacacTTCCTTTTTTGAAAGAAGTCttacaataatatattatacatataatattacaaatataataaaatatatttataaaagCTCTTTAATGCgattatttatatgtttttcAATATCGTTGATTGCATctatttcatatttaactccaaattttttcatattgCTAATATTCTCtctacaaaaaaaaagaaaaaatatatatatatatatatatatatataatagataaatataaaaagttgaaaattataaattaattcTTGAAACATCcaaatatatgataatatttatcttataatattttttatatttaatgtgttcattttatttgtatgtGATACATCCAATTATTCCGTTCAGCAGAactatatttattattgttttttaatTTAGCACAAATGCTAAAAATTgtggaaaaaaataattttttcaatatatatatatatatatatatattatttattatttcatgcgtatattttttattcctttcacatatatatatataatatataatttgtgTGATATACactttatatttattataaatttttatttgatacTTGTCCAAAATTCTTATGTCTTTTAAAGTTAATTTAGTAAGGTCagtattttttataacatttttcTTAATGCCCTCCTCAGGGgtaaataaaattaacCAGTCCAAGTTTTCAATCGACATATCATCAACGTCtagataaataaataaatataaataaaaatatatatatatatttttatatttatttatttatatatttttttttcatttctaACAATAAATTTTAGATTCATTTTTCGAAGCATAAGTACATGCTATGCTCAGGCctttaatatttcaaaagtgccaaaaaaaaaaaaaaaaaaaaaaaaaaaaatatatatatatatatatatatgtatatatgttaataatatattattatttatttatttatttttttttttttgcgCAAGGTTTAGgtttaaaattattcaaagtggtaatatgtttatgatatattttataaaataacCATAAACGTCATAATCAGttaaacaaaatatttttagCCCTCTATGTCTTTTTTGTATTTCAAATAGAAGTTGTCTTGTgtttatatctatatatatatatatatgtatatatgtgtgtgtattatcttattatatgaacatGATATATAACATGATGCTTATAATTTGTCATTTTATTTCGTTACGAAAAAAAACCTGGAAAACCTTTTGCAGTAATTAATATGGTTGGTCCATATGTCGATATATAATTAGATTGAAgtaatttataaaatatcgtttctttttcaataattaaaatatattgaacacctgatgaaatatttatattctcCACACCGAAAGGCGATATTAAGTGTCCCCTTAACTAATATATTGGGAcatatcataaaaaaaaataaaatatatataaataaatatatatatatatatatatatattatttattatttactTCGAAAACATTCATACAGTCAATCCAATTGCCTGAGCATAAAAGAGcgaaatataaaacattgaaataaatataacagaactgtaattatattattatttataagataaatataaatatatcataataaagaatacgagaatatatatttaatcatatatatatatatatatatatatatatatatgtgtatatgtttaattatttatttatttaacttgtttttttttccttcaataatatatttccCCTTATGATTCCTTTCGGTgcattatatatatttatttgttctctagatttttttataatttttgtcAACTTTCCAATAATTTTATTAGAGTTACGTTGagttataaataatttaggattgatataaaatatttgtcttaatgttgtatatatattattctttatatttattaatactatttgaataatataaaataatctcgttatatctataatttttccttttgacaaaatttttttttttttttcgtcTAACAGGCTTATTATAAAATCGACAACATATTTTTCTAGTGaacaaataatatcaaCAGGGGACatcttaaaaaaatataaaacacaaaaaaaaaaaaaaaaaaaaaaaaatatacatattataatataagaagaaaattatatcactattatatatttataatcAAATCCGATAGAGAatcatattttcttttttacaaatacaaaaaaaaaaaaaataataaaataggATAAGAAAAAACAACTGTGTTGAAAAAAGGACGTAAGggaataataataattgaGAATATAccaataaaataaataaataaatatatatatatatatatatatatatatatatatatataataatttttattttttaaaatattatatattttaatatattattcattattttaaaaattttctataaatgaaaaaaaaaaaaaaaaaaaaaaaaaaaaaaaaaaaaaaaaaaaaaaaaaaaaaaaaaaaaaaaaaaaaaaaaacatacataatattatattttcatatatgcattaaatataaaatcCAAAGGTACCACTAGGGGAACGgtcaatatatatatttatttgtaacttcatataatatttaatatatatatatatatatatatttatattttttttcttttttaaattgaacatatatattatatatatatatatataatatattgttgTCACAATTCtgttaatttttaaaaaaaagaaaaaacgTTGGAACATACTATATTCTCTATAATTTAAGATATATatgcaaaaaaaaaaaaaaaaaaaaaaaaaaaatataataaacattaaaacattatattatatataatattatgtagaataaaagaaatgattttattatatattttacaaaatgattgaaaaataaaaaaattgtcatttaaaaaatataacttttttttttttttttataataataactGAGAGTTTGAtggtaataatattaaatagATATTTAGTCCAAATATCTTcttcataataataaataatatattatatatatatatattttattattgaTATCTTTATAATGACGACGTCTACATTCGATCCTTCTTGGGgtcaaataaaaaatgacaaaagcgaaaataataacaataataataacaataataataataataataataattataatacTAGTTGTAGTCACGTGTTTAGTTCAAAAAATGAAGGAGATGCTTCCGACAAAACGAGACTTATAATTAAGAATATCCCCAAGTATATGAACGAAATGGATTTGAAgaaacatttttttaaaatgaaagatcataatataaatttcCAAATAActgatataaaaattatgaaaagaaaaaaaataataaataataaagaacATTATGAATCTAGAAGAATATGTTTCATTGGATTTcttaataattatcattgtcaaagttttaaaaagttttttaataatacatatattaatacaaGCAAAATTATTATAGAAGATGCAATTTCTCCTTCCCTTTTAAAatctaataatataaaatataacaatCTACATCTATCAAATTTTAAAAGTAATCCTAATGAAATTCaaaacacaaaaaaaaaaaaaaaagaaaaggGAAAAGAAAAAGTAAATTCTATTCAAATTGTAAAGgataaaaattttataaataaaaccGTTCAAGTTAAAAAAACCAAAGCTGGAATGAACACTACTAGAAGTCATGTCATTTTTTTGGATGAAGAGAATACAGATGTGCTTCCGCCAGTGGAAGGATtacaaaatgataaatctcaagaaaaaaaaaagaaaaaaaagaaaaaaaagaaaaaaaaaaaaaaaaaaaaatatataattgatgaagataataataataatacaaaagatgataaaaatcttacaaatgataataaaaagaatgaaggagatattttaaaaactgaaaataatataaaggatgaaaaaattattaaagataatgaggttttattaaatgatgCATCTGATGGACATTCAAATAACGAAGATGATGCTCTTACATGGTTAAAAGAAATTtcaaaaaaagaaaagaaagaGGAATCATCAAATATGgatcaaaatataaaaaatgataacaTCCAAAAAAATGACAATATTGTTAGTATTGATGATAAGAATGATATTAGaattaatatgaataacaaaaaaaatgataatacTACTTACGAGCTAGATATTGAAAGCGAATCAGAAGATATGAACACTGCAAAATTAATCATATTTAATCTACCACCTGTAAATGAACAAGATATAAAATCATTATGTGAGAGATATGGACCCATAGTAGATGTAAaagtttttaaaaagaaatcaCTTAGGGGTGATACACAGATTTATTTGAATGACAAAGGTTCAAATAAATCGACAGatgatttttttattaaattgttaaaaggaaatacaacaaataataaaaaaaataaaaataaaaataatcataataatattaatgacGGTGATTACAACAAAgattatattaataatactCATATTGTAGAccataataaaaatgaacatGATAGTTATAATGacacatataataataaaatattatacaacGATCTGACAAATATTAAAGTATATGCTTTTGTCAGTTTTATGTTTCCAAGTTCATGTGAAAAAGCGAAAATGCATCtagataataaaatatatggaGGTAAAATATTAACTATTAAATATgcaaaagaaaaaaaaataaataactatgaagagaaaaatatggaaaagataaatgaaaaaaatatttttattaaattatctAATGAATGTAAGACATCttataaaaagatattagaaatccaaaaaaaaaaatcttgtcaaaatgaaaacatgtggaatatattatatacagatataaatacaagtattaataatttttgCAAAGAAAATAATTGTTCTATAGAATCtgtattaaatataaaagataaaaatattgcAGTTAATGTTTCTCTTACagaaacatatattattaataagaTAAAGGAGTGGattaaaaaagaaggaATCTATTTAGATGCATTtgaacaaatatatataaaaaaaaaaaaaaatgaagatgaaaaggatataacaaatatgaatagtaataataaaaaggaatatatctcaaaaaatattactaataataaaaaggaatatgtctcaaaaaatattagtaataataataatatatctattgAAAATACCATagataataaagaaattataaaatataaacgAAGTGATGATactattataattaaaaatttatctatatatacaaatcaaaatgatatcattaatttatttaaacaATATGGTGTTTTAAAAAGAGTTAGTTTTTCACCttacaataatatttgtattattcAATATGAAAATTCTGATCATGCTAAAAAAGCGTTTATATCAAATTCTTATATAAGATATAAAAAGTTACCTTTATATTTAGAATGGGCACctttaaatttatttacaCCACAGAAGGATATACAAAATGGAGACAACGATATGATGAATGATAAGAAAGTATCAAAGAGGGAGGAAATAAATGAAGATGGTgctatatataatatagaCCAGAATgttcataaaaatgatgattctcacaatatagataattcaaattataatgacgatgatgaagatgatgatgatgaatATGAAGAAGGGACACATGCaagtatttatataaagaatataaacTTTAATACTAAAGAAGAGGATTTAAAAAAActatttgaaaaaatagAAGGTTTTATAAcatgtaatattattaagaGTAAAAAAGTTATAACACAAAAAGAGAAAGAATCAAATAAAACATCTAAGACTTATAATACTGTATCTTTAGGATATGGATTTGCagaatttaaaaataaagaattagCTATTGAGgctataaaaaaattagcAGGTACACGTTTAAATGATCATATATTAGAAATGAGT
This region of Plasmodium gaboni strain SY75 chromosome 12, whole genome shotgun sequence genomic DNA includes:
- a CDS encoding putative type IIB DNA topoisomerase (transcript variant 2; alternatively spliced), with translation MSPVDIICSLEKYVVDFIISLLDEKKKKILSKGKIIDITRLFYIIQIVLINIKNNIYTTLRQIFYINPKLFITQRNSNKIIGKLTKIIKKSREQINIYNAPKGIIRGNILLKEKKTSNWIDCMNVFELRGHLISPFGVENINISSGVQYILIIEKETIFYKLLQSNYISTYGPTILITAKGFPDINTRQLLFEIQKRHRGLKIFCLTDYDVYGLSIACTYASKNESKIYYVDDMSIENLDWLILFTPEEGIKKNVIKNTDLTKLTLKDIRILDKENISNMKKFGVKYEIDAINDIEKHINNRIKELL
- a CDS encoding putative snoRNA-associated small subunit rRNA processing protein, with product MTTSTFDPSWGQIKNDKSENNNNNNNNNNNNNNNYNTSCSHVFSSKNEGDASDKTRLIIKNIPKYMNEMDLKKHFFKMKDHNINFQITDIKIMKRKKIINNKEHYESRRICFIGFLNNYHCQSFKKFFNNTYINTSKIIIEDAISPSLLKSNNIKYNNLHLSNFKSNPNEIQNTKKKKKEKGKEKVNSIQIVKDKNFINKTVQVKKTKAGMNTTRSHVIFLDEENTDVLPPVEGLQNDKSQEKKKKKKKKKKKKKKKKYIIDEDNNNNTKDDKNLTNDNKKNEGDILKTENNIKDEKIIKDNEVLLNDASDGHSNNEDDALTWLKEISKKEKKEESSNMDQNIKNDNIQKNDNIVSIDDKNDIRINMNNKKNDNTTYELDIESESEDMNTAKLIIFNLPPVNEQDIKSLCERYGPIVDVKVFKKKSLRGDTQIYLNDKGSNKSTDDFFIKLLKGNTTNNKKNKNKNNHNNINDGDYNKDYINNTHIVDHNKNEHDSYNDTYNNKILYNDLTNIKVYAFVSFMFPSSCEKAKMHLDNKIYGGKILTIKYAKEKKINNYEEKNMEKINEKNIFIKLSNECKTSYKKILEIQKKKSCQNENMWNILYTDINTSINNFCKENNCSIESVLNIKDKNIAVNVSLTETYIINKIKEWIKKEGIYLDAFEQIYIKKKKNEDEKDITNMNSNNKKEYISKNITNNKKEYVSKNISNNNNISIENTIDNKEIIKYKRSDDTIIIKNLSIYTNQNDIINLFKQYGVLKRVSFSPYNNICIIQYENSDHAKKAFISNSYIRYKKLPLYLEWAPLNLFTPQKDIQNGDNDMMNDKKVSKREEINEDGAIYNIDQNVHKNDDSHNIDNSNYNDDDEDDDDEYEEGTHASIYIKNINFNTKEEDLKKLFEKIEGFITCNIIKSKKVITQKEKESNKTSKTYNTVSLGYGFAEFKNKELAIEAIKKLAGTRLNDHILEMSLSHNRIKNNKNKKNNQDEKFIIKDKKKVTKKLVVKNLAFQVNKEELRKLFSAFGNIKSVRIPRNVYNRSRGYAFIEFMSNKECCNAIESLQHTHLYGRHLIIDFADDFIFDKNIDEYDKLKELNNEQNENIITSEQAKRKSIYESQKSEQITESKKRRLTSNMELI
- a CDS encoding putative type IIB DNA topoisomerase (transcript variant 1; alternatively spliced), with the translated sequence MSPVDIICSLEKYVVDFIISLLDEKKKKILSKGKIIDITRLFYIIQIVLINIKNNIYTTLRQIFYINPKLFITQRNSNKIIGKLTKIIKKSREQINIYNAPKGIIRGNILLKEKKTSNWIDCMNVFELRGHLISPFGVENINISSGVQYILIIEKETIFYKLLQSNYISTYGPTILITAKGFPDINTRQLLFEIQKRHRGLKIFCLTDYDVYGLSIACTYASKNESKIYYVDDMSIENLDWLILFTPEEGIKKNVIKNTDLTKLTLKDIRILDNICAKLKNNNKYSSAERNNWIENISNMKKFGVKYEIDAINDIEKHINNRIKELL
- a CDS encoding hypothetical protein (conserved Plasmodium protein, unknown function), translated to MLKFGWILIWKYSQQCILKNGYKKFNDKNIVKRFYLNNNIIYKINHRKYNFFNYCKSSYQKNYALRLLQKENISTKRRRYFKIRKHQKKKYKKKRMGLSTIPWIPTKEKIRTYKLPRQSKLINKRFMRDNKGGRRYRLKKQR